One Hevea brasiliensis isolate MT/VB/25A 57/8 chromosome 5, ASM3005281v1, whole genome shotgun sequence genomic region harbors:
- the LOC110665365 gene encoding 60S ribosomal protein L27a-3: protein MTTRFKKNRKKRGHVSAGHGRIGKHRKHPGGRGNAGGMHHHRILFDKYHPGYFGKVGMRYFHKLRNKFYCPIVNIDKLWSLIPQEAKEKASKDNVPMIDVTQHGYFKVLGKGALPENKPIVVKAKLVSKIAEKKIKENGGAVVLTA, encoded by the coding sequence ATGACCACCCGATTCAAGAAGAACAGGAAGAAGCGCGGCCACGTGAGCGCTGGACATGGTCGTATTGGCAAGCACCGGAAGCATCCAGGAGGTCGTGGTAACGCTGGAGGCATGCACCACCACAGGATCCTTTTCGACAAGTACCATCCTGGGTATTTTGGAAAGGTCGGAATGCGATACTTCCACAAATTGCGGAACAAGTTCTACTGCCCCATCGTCAACATCGATAAGCTCTGGTCGTTGATCCCTCAAGAAGCGAAGGAGAAGGCTAGCAAGGACAATGTGCCAATGATCGATGTCACTCAGCATGGCTACTTCAAGGTATTGGGGAAGGGCGCTTTGCCGGAGAACAAGCCGATTGTTGTGAAAGCGAAGCTGGTGTCCAAGATTGCCGAGAAAAAGATAAAGGAGAATGGCGGAGCTGTTGTGCTTACGGCTTAA
- the LOC110665352 gene encoding uncharacterized protein LOC110665352, which produces MFFLGFQSLPYLHDKVLTAADAFIGFSSNQKKQQGIRPGILAGIVNGFKAGKEEQTTDTTPTPQSNFSHLEDIFSKPRYSESSPAVTDIQEAVEYR; this is translated from the exons ATGTTTTTTCTAGGATTCCAGTCTCTTCCTTATCTTCATGATAAGGTCCTTACTGCTGCTGATGCTTTCATCGGTTTCTCTTCCAATCAGAAGAAGCAGCAG GGGATTAGGCCTGGGATTCTAGCTGGTATTGTCAATGGCTTTAAAGCAGGGAAAGAAGAGCAGACCACTGATACTACTCCAACACCTCAATCCAATTTTAGTCACCTAGAGGACATTTTCTCAAAGCCACGATACTCAGAATCATCTCCAGCTGTTACTGATATTCAGGAGGCTGTAGAGTATAG ATGA